A stretch of Desulfuromonas acetexigens DNA encodes these proteins:
- a CDS encoding DUF4350 domain-containing protein has translation MLRYLLILLALLLTLAIWYRAAAAEGPILLYDEGHGQQFVAGGTGPLDLSEFSTILRGQGLVPRSHIGPFDDAALAGVSALIVSGPFIPFAEGEIAALRRFVEGGGTLVVMLHVGPPLAGLLHAFGVDFSNGVIRETADLLGDEPLNFRVSRLESHPLFADLDAFALYGGWALVNFDEGSRIIARTGPQSWIDLNGDRRPNPGDAVQSFGVVVAGELGRGRLLVFGDDGLFQNRFLDEENRRLAANLGRWLVAGRP, from the coding sequence ATGCTGAGATATCTCCTGATCCTGCTGGCGCTCCTGCTGACGCTGGCCATCTGGTACCGTGCCGCTGCCGCCGAGGGGCCGATCCTCCTCTACGACGAGGGGCACGGGCAGCAGTTCGTCGCCGGCGGCACCGGGCCGTTGGATCTGTCGGAATTCTCGACGATTCTCCGCGGCCAGGGGCTCGTCCCCCGCAGTCACATCGGCCCTTTCGACGATGCCGCCCTCGCCGGGGTTTCGGCGCTGATCGTCTCCGGCCCCTTCATCCCTTTTGCCGAGGGGGAGATCGCTGCCCTGCGCCGTTTCGTCGAAGGGGGCGGGACCCTGGTGGTGATGCTTCACGTCGGGCCGCCCCTGGCCGGGCTGTTGCATGCCTTCGGCGTCGATTTTTCCAACGGCGTCATCCGTGAGACGGCGGATCTGCTCGGGGATGAACCCCTCAATTTCCGGGTGTCCCGACTGGAATCCCACCCCCTTTTCGCCGACCTCGACGCCTTTGCCCTCTACGGCGGCTGGGCGCTGGTCAACTTCGACGAAGGGTCGCGGATCATCGCCCGCACCGGTCCCCAGTCCTGGATCGATCTCAACGGCGACCGCCGGCCCAATCCCGGCGATGCCGTGCAGTCTTTCGGCGTGGTCGTGGCCGGCGAACTGGGGCGGGGACGGCTCTTGGTCTTCGGCGACGACGGCCTCTTCCAGAACCGTTTTCTCGATGAGGAAAACCGCCGGTTGGCGGCCAATCTCGGGCGCTGGCTGGTCGCCGGCCGTCCCTAG
- the def gene encoding peptide deformylase, translating to MAILAIRHYPDPVLKQVAQPVEVFDGALKQLAADMAETMYAAPGVGLAAPQVGVSRRLAVIDCAREGEPPQLHTLINPEIVARAGESCEEEGCLSVPSYYAKVDRSAHVRVRFRDVAGEARELEADGLLAICIQHELDHLDGILFVDRLSPLKRGLFRKKYKKILEQQREQL from the coding sequence ATGGCCATTCTAGCGATTCGACACTATCCCGATCCGGTCCTGAAGCAGGTGGCGCAGCCGGTGGAGGTTTTCGACGGCGCCCTCAAGCAGCTGGCCGCCGACATGGCCGAGACCATGTACGCTGCCCCCGGAGTCGGTCTGGCCGCTCCCCAGGTCGGGGTCTCGCGGCGACTGGCGGTCATCGATTGCGCCCGCGAGGGGGAGCCGCCGCAACTGCATACCCTGATCAATCCCGAGATCGTCGCCCGCGCGGGAGAATCCTGCGAGGAAGAGGGCTGTCTGTCGGTGCCTTCCTACTACGCCAAGGTTGACCGTTCCGCCCATGTGCGGGTCCGCTTTCGGGATGTGGCGGGGGAGGCACGGGAACTGGAGGCCGACGGGCTCTTGGCGATCTGCATCCAGCATGAGCTCGACCACCTCGACGGGATTCTCTTCGTCGACCGCCTCTCCCCCTTGAAGCGGGGGCTTTTCCGCAAGAAATACAAAAAAATCCTCGAACAGCAACGGGAGCAGCTGTGA
- the fmt gene encoding methionyl-tRNA formyltransferase → MGTPEFALATLQGLLDFGLDLRAVYTQPDRPKGRGNQLAPPPVKELALKHGIAVHQPLKLRQPEVVEELRAIAPDLIVVVAYGQILPKSVLEIPQYGCINVHASLLPRYRGAAPINKAIIDGETETGVTTMYMDVGLDTGDMLIKRSTPIGPLETAGEVHDRLALLGREAMAETLRQLCAGTLKGEKQDDALSNYAPMLKKEDGIINWDRSAAQIHNQVRGLDPWPGAFTHLRGEVLKIARTAPEAGSGAPGTVLAADAAGVRIACGEGVLRVGELQLPGKKRLAAADFLRGCALPPGTRLGSA, encoded by the coding sequence ATGGGGACACCGGAGTTCGCCCTGGCCACCCTGCAGGGCCTGCTCGACTTCGGCCTCGACCTGCGCGCCGTCTACACCCAGCCGGATCGGCCCAAGGGACGGGGCAACCAGCTGGCGCCGCCGCCGGTCAAGGAGTTGGCGCTCAAGCACGGCATCGCCGTCCATCAGCCCCTCAAGCTCCGTCAGCCCGAGGTGGTGGAGGAGCTGCGCGCCATCGCCCCCGATCTGATCGTGGTCGTCGCCTATGGTCAGATCCTGCCCAAGAGCGTGTTGGAAATCCCCCAATACGGCTGTATCAACGTGCACGCTTCGCTCCTCCCCCGTTACCGGGGGGCGGCGCCGATCAACAAGGCGATCATCGACGGCGAAACGGAGACCGGGGTGACCACCATGTATATGGATGTCGGCCTCGATACGGGCGACATGCTGATCAAGCGGAGCACCCCCATCGGTCCCCTCGAAACGGCCGGCGAAGTCCATGACCGCCTGGCCCTCCTCGGGCGCGAGGCGATGGCGGAGACCCTGCGGCAGCTCTGCGCCGGGACGCTGAAAGGGGAAAAGCAGGATGACGCCCTCAGCAACTACGCGCCGATGCTCAAGAAGGAAGACGGAATCATCAACTGGGATCGGTCCGCCGCGCAGATCCACAACCAGGTGCGCGGCCTCGATCCCTGGCCCGGCGCCTTTACCCACCTGCGCGGCGAGGTGCTGAAGATCGCCCGCACCGCGCCGGAAGCGGGGAGCGGCGCGCCGGGGACGGTACTGGCCGCCGATGCCGCCGGGGTGCGCATCGCCTGCGGCGAGGGGGTGTTGCGGGTCGGCGAATTGCAGTTGCCGGGGAAAAAACGCCTGGCCGCCGCCGATTTCCTGCGCGGCTGCGCACTCCCTCCCGGAACCCGCCTCGGTTCGGCCTAG
- the htpX gene encoding zinc metalloprotease HtpX translates to MNTLRTVFLMTLLTLVLVAAGGALGGQSGALFALVMAAVMNLGSYWFSDKIVIKMYRGVEVADGPLFEVVEEICRRNDLPMPKVYILPQPTPNAFATGRNPTHAVVAATEGILQILSREELMGVMAHEMSHVMHRDILIGSIAATIAGAISYLSHMAQWSMLFGGRDDEDGNPIAMILMMVLAPLAAMLVQMAVSRSREYEADKGGAKLSGNPLYLASALRKLEAANSRQPMPRVNEATAHMFIVSPLRGAGLKSLFSTHPPVEERVRRLESMATV, encoded by the coding sequence ATGAATACCCTGCGTACCGTCTTTCTCATGACCCTGCTCACCCTGGTGCTGGTCGCCGCCGGCGGCGCCCTCGGCGGGCAAAGCGGAGCGCTCTTCGCCCTGGTCATGGCCGCCGTGATGAATCTCGGCTCTTATTGGTTCTCCGACAAGATCGTCATCAAGATGTATCGGGGGGTCGAAGTTGCCGACGGCCCCCTTTTCGAGGTGGTCGAGGAGATCTGCCGACGCAACGATCTGCCCATGCCGAAGGTCTACATCCTGCCGCAACCGACCCCCAACGCCTTCGCCACCGGCCGCAATCCGACACATGCGGTGGTCGCGGCGACGGAAGGGATTCTGCAGATTCTCAGTCGCGAGGAACTGATGGGGGTGATGGCCCATGAGATGAGCCACGTCATGCATCGCGATATCCTCATCGGTTCCATCGCCGCGACCATCGCCGGGGCGATCTCCTACCTGTCGCACATGGCCCAATGGTCCATGCTCTTCGGCGGCCGGGATGACGAGGACGGCAATCCGATCGCCATGATCCTGATGATGGTTCTGGCCCCCCTCGCCGCCATGCTGGTGCAGATGGCGGTCTCCCGCTCCCGGGAATACGAGGCCGACAAGGGAGGCGCCAAGCTCTCCGGCAATCCCCTCTATCTGGCGAGCGCCCTGCGCAAGCTCGAAGCGGCCAACAGCCGTCAGCCGATGCCCCGGGTCAACGAAGCCACGGCGCACATGTTCATCGTCAGCCCGCTGCGCGGCGCCGGGCTCAAATCCCTCTTCTCCACCCATCCGCCGGTGGAAGAGCGGGTACGGCGTCTGGAGAGTATGGCGACGGTCTGA
- the rsmB gene encoding 16S rRNA (cytosine(967)-C(5))-methyltransferase RsmB translates to MPSANPRQLAFSVLCRVDEGAYADLALDAAFQQETPLDPRDRGLATELVYGTLRRRGRLDFALARLCSKPLAKVEPRVLNLLRLGAYQILFLDKVPAPAAVHETVELARREQLERATGFINGILRNLIRQREEIPWPDATEPVVYLEKLAAFPHWLARSWAQRFGGEAAVALADALLQPAPFTVRVNTLKISRENFLDQLKSRGMDGTPTLFAPEGVVISHRGGAALPGDSEGWYQVQDEASMLIAHLLAPKPGEKLLDACAAPGGKTTHLCALGGNELEVLALDLHPQRARLVTSGAARLGCRGITARAWDLTQLPPFLAPASFDAILVDAPCSGLGVLRRNPEIRWRRTAADIAHMAEQQQAILANTAALVKPGGRLLYSVCTLTEEETDGVVQAFLAAHPDFVAEDLCESVPPAWRELFGEDGRLRTWRRSDTGMDAFFAVALRRRPL, encoded by the coding sequence TTGCCTTCCGCCAATCCCCGCCAACTGGCTTTTTCCGTCCTCTGTCGGGTCGATGAGGGGGCTTATGCCGACCTCGCTCTCGACGCGGCCTTTCAGCAAGAGACCCCCCTCGATCCCCGCGACCGGGGGCTGGCCACCGAGCTGGTCTACGGCACCCTGCGTCGGCGCGGGCGGCTCGACTTCGCCCTGGCCCGACTGTGCAGCAAGCCGCTGGCCAAGGTCGAACCCCGCGTGCTCAATCTGTTGCGCCTCGGCGCTTACCAGATTCTCTTTCTCGACAAGGTGCCAGCCCCGGCCGCCGTGCATGAAACGGTGGAACTCGCCCGGCGCGAGCAACTGGAGCGGGCCACCGGCTTCATCAACGGCATCCTGCGCAACCTGATCCGCCAGCGGGAAGAAATCCCCTGGCCCGATGCGACCGAGCCCGTGGTCTACCTGGAAAAGCTGGCCGCCTTTCCCCACTGGCTGGCGCGCTCCTGGGCGCAGCGTTTCGGCGGCGAGGCGGCGGTGGCCTTGGCCGATGCCCTGCTGCAGCCGGCCCCCTTCACGGTGCGGGTCAATACCCTGAAAATCAGTCGCGAGAATTTCCTCGACCAACTGAAAAGTCGCGGGATGGACGGGACGCCGACCCTCTTTGCCCCCGAGGGGGTAGTGATCAGCCACCGAGGGGGCGCGGCCCTGCCCGGCGACAGCGAGGGCTGGTATCAGGTGCAGGACGAGGCGAGTATGCTCATCGCTCATCTCCTGGCGCCGAAGCCCGGCGAGAAGCTCCTCGACGCCTGCGCCGCGCCGGGAGGAAAGACCACCCACCTCTGTGCCCTGGGGGGCAACGAGTTGGAAGTTCTCGCCCTCGATCTCCATCCCCAGCGGGCACGGCTGGTGACGAGCGGCGCCGCCCGTCTCGGTTGCCGGGGGATCACCGCCCGCGCCTGGGATCTGACGCAGCTGCCGCCCTTTCTCGCCCCGGCGAGTTTCGACGCCATTCTGGTCGATGCCCCATGCAGCGGCCTCGGCGTGCTGCGGCGCAACCCGGAGATCCGCTGGCGGCGCACCGCCGCCGATATCGCGCACATGGCTGAGCAGCAGCAGGCGATTCTCGCCAACACGGCGGCGCTGGTCAAGCCCGGCGGGCGCCTGCTCTATTCGGTCTGTACGCTGACCGAGGAAGAGACCGATGGCGTCGTGCAGGCCTTTCTCGCCGCCCATCCCGACTTTGTCGCGGAAGATCTGTGCGAAAGCGTGCCGCCGGCCTGGCGAGAGCTCTTTGGGGAGGATGGTCGGCTACGCACCTGGCGGCGATCCGATACCGGCATGGATGCCTTTTTCGCCGTCGCCCTACGTCGCCGCCCGCTGTGA
- the rpe gene encoding ribulose-phosphate 3-epimerase, whose amino-acid sequence MVKIAPSILSADFSRLGEEIRAIEAGGADYVHVDVMDGHFVPNITIGPLVVEAARKVTNLPLDVHLMIENPDRYIPDFAKAGADILTVHQETVPHLHRTVQLIRSLGKKAGVSINPATPVATLDLILDDLDLVLVMSVNPGFGGQSFIPSCLGKITALRRMIAERGLKVELEVDGGVKTDNIGRIVAAGADVLVAGSAVFGTDDYRETIAALKRNAGA is encoded by the coding sequence ATGGTCAAAATCGCTCCCTCCATTCTGTCGGCGGATTTTTCCCGTCTCGGTGAGGAAATCCGCGCCATCGAGGCGGGTGGCGCCGATTACGTGCATGTGGATGTCATGGACGGTCATTTCGTGCCGAACATCACCATCGGTCCGCTGGTCGTCGAAGCGGCGCGCAAGGTGACGAATCTGCCCCTCGATGTGCACCTGATGATTGAAAATCCCGACCGCTACATCCCCGACTTCGCCAAGGCCGGTGCCGATATCCTCACCGTGCATCAGGAAACGGTCCCCCATCTGCATCGCACCGTGCAGCTTATCCGTTCCCTCGGCAAAAAGGCCGGAGTTTCCATCAATCCGGCAACTCCGGTGGCGACCCTCGACCTGATCCTCGACGATCTCGATCTGGTGCTGGTGATGTCGGTCAACCCCGGCTTCGGCGGCCAGAGCTTCATCCCCTCCTGCCTGGGCAAGATCACGGCCCTGCGGCGGATGATCGCGGAACGGGGGCTGAAGGTGGAGTTGGAAGTCGACGGCGGGGTCAAAACCGACAACATCGGTCGCATCGTTGCCGCTGGGGCCGATGTGCTGGTCGCCGGCAGTGCCGTCTTCGGCACGGACGACTACCGGGAAACCATTGCCGCCCTCAAGCGCAACGCCGGCGCCTGA
- a CDS encoding CoA pyrophosphatase — protein MLDPETVRRRLAAHTSKHLSQHGLRPAAVLLPLFARDGEDWVLFTRRTEKLNHHSGEISFPGGAWQVEDDGPQATALRETEEEMGIAAKDVQVLGRLDDCISIHGYHVVPFVGTFPAPYPYRVDRNEVAEVIEIPLAQLRDPAIYHEEDWRHQGRVFPVCFFTVGRHQVWGLTAEILRQFLQRVFSI, from the coding sequence ATGCTCGATCCCGAGACCGTGCGGCGGCGCCTCGCCGCTCATACGTCGAAGCATCTTTCCCAGCACGGGCTGCGCCCGGCGGCGGTACTGCTGCCGCTCTTCGCCCGGGACGGTGAGGACTGGGTGCTCTTTACCCGCCGCACCGAGAAGCTCAATCACCACTCGGGGGAGATTTCCTTTCCCGGCGGCGCCTGGCAGGTGGAAGACGACGGACCGCAGGCTACCGCCTTGCGCGAAACGGAAGAGGAAATGGGCATCGCCGCAAAGGATGTCCAGGTGCTGGGGCGATTGGACGACTGCATTTCGATCCACGGCTATCATGTTGTCCCCTTTGTCGGAACCTTTCCCGCCCCCTATCCCTATCGGGTCGACCGCAACGAGGTCGCCGAGGTCATCGAGATCCCCCTGGCGCAGTTGCGTGATCCCGCTATCTATCACGAAGAGGACTGGCGGCACCAGGGGCGGGTCTTTCCGGTCTGCTTTTTCACCGTCGGCCGGCATCAGGTCTGGGGCTTGACCGCCGAGATTCTGCGTCAGTTTTTGCAGCGGGTTTTCAGCATCTGA
- a CDS encoding c-type heme family protein, whose product MDFFRHRSLQTKINLVILLILLVFFGIFSWISFHQQHGYSVEEAVEKARIIAASATRGRQYLSDQLQKGGVELTRERYGLIPQVVSTQIGSLVAADVGYTIRQVSERYRNPKNAPDPSETTMLKEFYGDPEKRESYRVIDLGKEPIFRYLQPFRVDESCLQCHGDPATAPAFLNEMFPDPNEQSFHYRIGEVIGAVSISIPLGKLQAQVQRKVRTDLLYSGGVLIALVFCLGLLVRMAVTAPLARLGLAIRDIVRTGRFEKPIPRRGQDEIGTLIDGFNEMMVHLGEKTEHLEESEKRFRVMTETVRDGMISFLGTGQVILFNRQAERIFGFSKREVMGVSVARLVHEECAEFHQAGVEDYLKKNAAQLIRKLHKIPGRRRDGSQVSLELSLAVAESDGHLFYTAIVRETD is encoded by the coding sequence ATGGACTTCTTCCGCCACCGTAGTCTGCAGACCAAGATCAACCTGGTCATCCTGCTGATTCTGCTGGTCTTCTTTGGAATCTTTTCGTGGATCAGCTTCCATCAGCAGCACGGCTACAGTGTCGAGGAGGCGGTGGAGAAGGCGCGGATTATTGCCGCGTCGGCGACCCGGGGACGGCAGTACCTTTCCGACCAGCTGCAGAAGGGGGGGGTCGAGTTGACCCGCGAGCGCTACGGCCTCATCCCGCAGGTGGTCTCGACCCAGATCGGCAGCCTGGTCGCCGCCGACGTCGGCTATACCATCCGCCAGGTTTCCGAACGCTACCGCAATCCGAAGAATGCTCCCGACCCCTCGGAAACGACCATGCTCAAGGAGTTTTACGGGGATCCGGAGAAGCGGGAAAGCTATCGCGTCATCGACCTTGGCAAGGAGCCGATCTTCCGTTATTTGCAGCCTTTTCGCGTCGACGAGAGCTGTCTGCAATGCCACGGCGACCCTGCCACAGCGCCGGCCTTTCTCAATGAGATGTTTCCCGATCCCAACGAGCAGTCCTTCCATTACCGGATCGGCGAGGTTATCGGCGCTGTCTCCATTTCGATTCCCCTGGGCAAACTGCAGGCCCAGGTGCAGCGCAAGGTTCGCACCGACCTGCTTTATTCGGGCGGAGTGCTGATCGCCCTCGTCTTCTGTCTGGGGCTGTTGGTGCGCATGGCGGTTACCGCGCCCCTGGCCCGGCTGGGGCTGGCGATTCGCGATATCGTCCGCACCGGGCGTTTCGAAAAACCGATTCCCCGCCGGGGGCAGGATGAAATCGGCACACTGATCGACGGTTTCAACGAGATGATGGTCCACCTCGGTGAGAAGACCGAGCATCTGGAGGAATCGGAAAAACGTTTTCGGGTGATGACCGAAACGGTGCGAGACGGCATGATTTCTTTCCTCGGTACCGGCCAGGTCATCCTCTTCAACCGCCAGGCCGAGCGTATCTTCGGCTTCAGTAAGCGTGAGGTGATGGGGGTTTCCGTGGCGCGGCTGGTGCATGAGGAGTGCGCGGAATTTCATCAGGCCGGGGTTGAGGATTATCTGAAGAAGAATGCCGCGCAGCTGATTCGCAAGTTGCACAAAATTCCCGGGCGGCGGCGGGACGGTTCCCAGGTCTCACTGGAGCTTTCCCTGGCCGTGGCCGAGTCGGACGGGCATCTCTTCTATACGGCCATTGTCCGCGAAACGGACTGA
- a CDS encoding bifunctional homocysteine S-methyltransferase/methylenetetrahydrofolate reductase, with product MSSANDRSRRFLEELGRRLIIGDGAMGTLLYSRGVRLDTNFECLNLHAPELIRQVHEEYLAAGSRLLETNTFGANAPRLAGFGLDGQARAINLAGARLAREAAGDDAYVAGSVGPLQRPRGEGGVLSREEAEAALREQMEALAEGGVDLFILETFADLADLELGVAIAHELGLPVVAQMAFLQEGRTRDGISAEDAARRLTAAGATMIGANCGAGPRELLQVVTRMAAVSVLPLSAFPNSGFPEYVEGRYIYLATPEYFAGMGRELAQAGAVLIGGCCGTTPEHIRALTEALATLVPAPTTRVVLTPDLSTPTVTPPPESRSDFLADWGRRPIVTVELDPPRGLNCSKVLDGARALARVGVDAISLAENPLGRIRLGNIALARAIQEETGTEVIVHVTCRDRNLIGLHSELMGAHLLGIRNILAVTGDPVAVGGESGATNVFDLNSVSLLELLTALNDGHNLLGAELDGRTRFLLGAAFNPNLTTMEGQLRKLGKKVAAGARFVQTQPVYSTRVLDELLEKTAPFGVPVLVGILPLVSERNAEFLHNEVPGITLPEAVRERMRGKQGEAGVREGMAIARELIEAGRGRCGGYYLMPPFGKVELALELMAFIRRTAG from the coding sequence ATGTCTAGTGCCAATGACCGCTCCCGGCGGTTTCTCGAAGAACTCGGCCGGCGCCTGATCATCGGCGACGGTGCCATGGGGACCCTGCTCTACAGTCGGGGCGTCCGGCTCGACACCAATTTTGAATGTCTCAATCTGCACGCTCCCGAGCTGATCCGGCAGGTGCATGAAGAGTATCTGGCCGCTGGCTCCCGCCTTCTGGAGACCAATACGTTCGGGGCCAACGCCCCGCGCTTGGCCGGTTTCGGGCTGGATGGGCAGGCCCGCGCCATCAATCTGGCCGGTGCCCGCCTGGCCCGGGAAGCCGCCGGCGACGACGCCTATGTCGCCGGTTCGGTGGGGCCCCTGCAGCGCCCCCGGGGGGAGGGGGGCGTACTCTCCCGGGAAGAGGCGGAAGCCGCCCTGCGCGAGCAGATGGAAGCGCTGGCCGAGGGCGGGGTCGATCTTTTCATCCTCGAAACCTTCGCCGACCTCGCCGATCTCGAACTCGGGGTGGCCATCGCCCACGAACTGGGGCTGCCGGTAGTGGCGCAGATGGCCTTTCTTCAGGAGGGACGAACCCGCGACGGAATTTCCGCCGAAGATGCGGCGCGCCGTCTGACGGCAGCCGGCGCCACGATGATCGGCGCCAATTGCGGTGCCGGACCGCGCGAGCTGCTGCAGGTGGTGACGCGCATGGCCGCCGTCTCGGTCCTGCCTCTCTCCGCTTTTCCCAACTCGGGCTTCCCCGAATATGTGGAGGGGCGCTATATCTACCTCGCCACTCCGGAATATTTCGCCGGCATGGGCCGGGAGCTGGCACAGGCGGGAGCGGTCCTCATCGGCGGCTGTTGCGGAACGACGCCGGAACATATCCGCGCCCTGACCGAGGCCCTTGCCACCCTCGTTCCCGCGCCGACCACGAGGGTGGTGCTTACGCCGGATCTCTCAACGCCGACCGTGACGCCGCCGCCGGAATCCCGCTCCGATTTCCTCGCCGATTGGGGCAGGCGACCGATCGTTACCGTGGAACTCGACCCGCCGCGCGGCCTGAACTGCTCCAAGGTGCTGGACGGTGCCCGCGCTCTGGCCCGCGTCGGTGTCGACGCCATCAGCCTGGCGGAAAACCCTCTGGGCCGGATCCGCCTCGGCAACATCGCCCTGGCTCGGGCCATCCAGGAAGAGACCGGCACTGAGGTCATCGTCCATGTGACCTGCCGCGACCGCAACCTCATCGGCCTTCATTCCGAACTGATGGGTGCCCATCTCCTCGGCATCCGCAACATTCTGGCGGTGACCGGCGACCCGGTGGCGGTGGGGGGGGAGTCGGGGGCGACCAATGTTTTCGACCTCAACTCCGTCAGCCTGCTGGAGCTCCTCACCGCCCTCAATGACGGACACAACCTCCTCGGCGCCGAACTCGACGGCCGTACCCGGTTTCTGCTTGGCGCCGCCTTCAATCCCAACCTGACGACCATGGAGGGGCAGCTGCGCAAGCTCGGCAAGAAGGTCGCGGCCGGCGCCCGCTTCGTCCAGACCCAGCCGGTCTATTCGACGCGGGTGCTGGACGAGTTGCTGGAAAAGACCGCACCGTTCGGGGTTCCGGTCTTGGTGGGGATTTTACCGTTGGTGAGCGAGCGCAACGCCGAGTTTCTGCACAACGAAGTGCCCGGCATTACTCTCCCCGAGGCTGTGCGCGAACGCATGCGTGGCAAGCAGGGGGAGGCAGGAGTGCGGGAAGGGATGGCGATTGCCCGGGAATTGATCGAGGCGGGACGGGGGCGCTGTGGGGGCTACTATCTCATGCCGCCCTTCGGCAAGGTTGAACTGGCGCTGGAGCTGATGGCGTTCATTCGTCGGACGGCGGGTTGA
- the grxC gene encoding glutaredoxin 3: MKTVEIYTKNHCPYCWRAKELLRIKGVDFREIDISDNLEKAREMRERSGRQTVPEIFIDGRLIGGCDELFELDERGELARILALNPPSDE; this comes from the coding sequence ATGAAAACCGTAGAAATTTACACCAAGAACCACTGCCCCTACTGCTGGCGTGCCAAGGAACTCTTGCGCATCAAGGGGGTTGATTTCCGGGAAATCGACATCAGCGACAACCTGGAAAAGGCCCGTGAAATGCGCGAACGCAGCGGCCGGCAAACGGTCCCGGAGATTTTCATCGATGGCCGCCTAATCGGCGGCTGCGACGAACTCTTTGAGCTGGACGAACGGGGGGAATTGGCCCGAATCCTGGCGCTCAACCCGCCGTCCGACGAATGA